One stretch of Armigeres subalbatus isolate Guangzhou_Male chromosome 2, GZ_Asu_2, whole genome shotgun sequence DNA includes these proteins:
- the LOC134215795 gene encoding uncharacterized protein LOC134215795, with protein sequence MNARLIIISMFWCVLLIPSLSDGSVINLFIEAQKQVIAREEALLKQAQDAVKERIDQAFEAAHEALLNVVQQVHYYATYPFRAGNEMVEQSMNMLSNATSSLAGYLPSFGSQTNETAQNSYGIPGTAGEPSFINRVQQMGEQLSRLSGVRVVMHTASEGPSSGPMLEIGFGGNERNESESGNGGQ encoded by the exons ATGAACGCCAGATTAATTATTATTTCCATGTTTTGGTGTGTACTTTTGATTCCCAGCTTATCAGATGGGTCTGTGATTAATTTGTTCATAGAAGCACAAAAACAAGTGATCGCTCGTGAGGAAGCACTCCTGAAGCAGGCGCAAGATGCAGTTAAGGAACGTATTGATCAAGCGTTCGAAGCGGCACACGAGGCACTGCTTAACGTGGTCCAACAGGTGCATTACTACGCAACCTATCCATTTCGAGCTGGCAATGAAATGGTGGAACAATCGATGAACATGCTTAGCAATGCCACTTCGTCGCTGGCCGGATACTTGCCGTCTTTTGGAAGTCAAACAAACGAGACGGCACAGAACTCCTACGGGATTCCAGGGACCGCTGGTGAACCATCCTTCATCAACCGGGTTCAGCAGATGGGAGAACAACTTTCTCGCTTGTCCGGGGTACGAGTTGTTATGCATACTGCATCAGAAGGACCGTCGAGTGGACCAATGTTAGA GATCGGATTTGGTGGAAATGAGAGAAATGAAAGTGAAAGTGGCAACGGTGGACAATAA
- the LOC134215796 gene encoding uncharacterized protein LOC134215796 codes for MDPCVKMLLFIALIAHPLYITAKSVQLLPDDVFVDPNPQTDPKTNQQYGDYLKHLTRFDDWATGQRHVRQPHEVLPDDEFNDPKPQTNPNNTAFNDYVKELTRFDSWVTGKVVPIPADPATDALHQDLESEGTENAQASNFDPVTVGNPQAGNIGFPDYAPPDHADPTQAFKDYAKVLTRFDSWVTGVRVPIPADSATDALHQKFRRSVISSEKSFADKFEDQAPVNPTGSSSYNDFVKKLKRFDPSITGHKVPIPRDATTDTLHQINKRSSLNVHRNRA; via the exons ATGGATCCATGTGTGAAA ATGCTGCTCTTTATTGCCTTAATAGCCCATCCACTGTATATAACCGCAAAATCGGTGCAACTACTGCCAGATGATGTTTTCGTTGACCCAAACCCACAAACTGATCCAAAAACGAACCAGCAATATGGTGACTATTTGAAACATTTGACCAGGTTTGATGACTGGGCTACCGGACAAAGACATGTTCGTCAGCCTCATGAAGTTCTCCCGGATGACGAGTTCAACGATCCCAAACCCCAAACAAATCCCAACAATACTGCATTCAACGATTACGTCAAAGAGCTTACCAGATTCGACTCATGGGTAACCGGCAAAGTTGTTCCCATACCAGCTGATCCAGCAACGGATGCCCTACATCAGGATCTAGAGTCGGAAGGAACTGAAAACGCACAAGCTTCCAACTTTGACCCGGTCACAGTAGGCAATCCGCAAGCGGGAAACATCGGATTTCCAGATTATGCTCCACCTGACCATGCTGACCCTACCCAAGCTTTCAAAGACTACGCTAAAGTGTTGACACGATTTGACTCATGGGTTACCGGCGTAAGAGTACCAATTCCAGCGGACTCTGCTACTGATGCCCTACATCAGAAGTTTCGTCGATCAGTGATCAGTTCCGAGAAGAGTTTTGCCGACAAATTCGAAGACCAGGCCCCAGTGAATCCTACCGGGAGTTCTTCGTATAATGATTTCGTCAAGAAGCTGAAGCGATTTGATCCATCGATAACTGGTCATAAGGTACCAATTCCGCGGGACGCAACTACTGACACTTTACATCAAATTAATAAACGATCATCGCTAAATG TCCATAGAAACAGAGCTTAA